The following is a genomic window from Bacteroidia bacterium.
ATTTTCCCGGTTTCCACTTCAATCAGAATGGCAGTTCCATATTTGGCCGCGTGTTTTTCCACCCCCTTACGGAGAGCATTTTCTACGACATCCTGCATATCTACATTAAGGGTGGTCACTACGTCGAGACCATCCCTGGATCCGTCATCACCAAATTCATCAAGCGGAACATACGAGTCCCCGACTACTTTCTGCGCAATAATATAACCATCCCGGCCTCTCAATTCGCGGTTAAACGAATACTCAATCCCCCGGATTCCAAGCGTATCGTCAACCAGGCGCCCCAGGGTAATTCGGGCGAGTTCGCCCATGGGATAGTAACGTTCATTGTTGAATTTTTCAATAACCAGGCCTCCCTTATAGCGCCCCATATTAATAATGGGCCATTTTTTGGCCATTTCAAGCTCCTTGAAGTTGAGTTTTTTACGCGAGAGGTAAACGTGTTTGTCTCCACGGACCAGGGCATCTTTGATCCGGTGATAATACATAAGGGTATCTTCTTCTTTGTCTCCAAAATGGCTGGCGAGGTTTGTTGCCAGCAGCATCAGAGAATCGTTGAAGTTTAACCAGGTAGCCGTATCGATGATGGAAGGGTCCATGGCAATACGGTAAAAGGGCAAACTCGTAGCCATGATGGTACCATCTTCAGAAACGATATTGCCTCTGTCGGCGACCATCTTTTTAAAGAACACCTGGTCTTCGATTTCCTTCTGTACCCATTCACTTTTGTTCCATTGAATGGTCATCACCCGCAAAACGATCAGCCCGCCAAACAAAAGGAAGAAGGCGAAGAGTGTATAAACCCGTAGTAATATGTGATTGGAAACACTTTTCATTTTACCTGGCAATCAATTCATTTCTTAAAAATTTTAAACAAATATTTCAGTCCAACAGGGACCGGGTTTATGTCAGGGAACAGAGCAGAATTGGGCGAAAGGATTAAAGAGTAGAGCTGGATATTAATTATGCGTACTAATAATTTTATAAGCGGGCTCATCGAGCGTTCGAAGTCCGATGGTGTCCACGATCTGCTGAATTTCCGAAAGGCGGGTACCTGCGCTGAGTGTGGATTCCTTAAGCAGGTAATTAGACTTCAGTCTTTTTACTTCAACGCGGTAGGATTCCATAGTTTTGACCTGGCGCTCAGCGTGGTGCGAGTTCCATATATATACCAGACCAATTGCGGCGAGGAATAGCATGAACTTAATATAGTCATCCACCACGCCCATGGATATACCGCCGCGGCGTTTTGCACCGGTGCCGGGTTTTCCATTTTTCTGCAAGGGTAAACGATATTTACTAAGAATTTTCACTATTTCGCTGCGTTTGGTATTTGTAAAATCAAGACTAAATTTCTGTTTTTTCGACGGCTCTGAGTCTCGCGCTTCTGGCTCTGGGATTGCGTTCAATTTCCGCTTCACTTGCCTGAATGGCACTCCGCGTTATTTTTGTCCAGGGTGTCAGGGGTCTTCCGTAGAAGTCTTTTTCTTCTTTTCCGGCAAGATTTCCGGATCTGAAAAAGTTTTTAACCATCCGGTCTTCCAGAGAATGATAAGCAATCACTACGATACGACCGCCCGGACTCAGGATTTTCAGGGAAGCCAGCAATAAAGCTTCCAGCGCTTCCATTTCCCGGTTTACCACAATCCGAAGTGCCTGATACACCTGAGCGAGGTATTTGGATCTCCGTTGGGCGGGGATACAACTTTCAATCAGGATCTCAAACTGCCGGGTAGTCACTATGGGTGCCTTTTGCCTGCCATCTACTACCACCCGGGCCAGCTTCCGGCTATTGGGCACTTCTCCGTAACGGGAAAATATAACGGTCAGTTCCTGCTCATCCAGCTCATTCAGGATGGAAGATGCAGTAAGCGGCTGGGAAATATCCATTCGCATATCGAGCGGTGCATCAAACCGAAAACTGAACCCCCTTTCGGGTGTATCAATCTGGTGAGAAGATATGCCCAGATCTGCAATAATCCCATCCACAGGACCTATGCCTGCGTTACTCAAAACTGTTTCAATGAACTTAAAATCTGACGCAAAGAACCTCAACCGATCATCTTTCACTACTTTCTCTGCGGCATCTTTATCTCTGTCAAAGGCAATTAATTGCCCGTTTTTGTCCAACCTTGACAATATTTCAGCTGAATGCCCTCCTCCGCCATGTGTCACATCCACATATATTCCACCGGGTTTGACTGCGAGGAGGTCTACCGACTCCTGTAACAAAACCGGTATGTGGTAACTCATTCCTCGTCCCCCCCTGCCATGACTTCTTCAGCCAATGTCTCAAAATCAAACCCCGGTTCCTCCAACCAACCTTCATATGTCGCCTGGTCCCATATCTCTACTTTGTCGATCTGCGCTACCAATACAACATCTTTGCCGATTCCCGCAAACTCCATCAAACGCTTGGGAAGCAATACCCTTGCACTGCCATCCAACGTCAACTGTGTCGCACCATTCAGAAACATTCGGGTAAATGCCCTGTTTTTCTTCACATACTGGTTGCGAGACTGCAAACGCTCCAACTCTTTCTCCCAAACCTGCACCGGATACAATACCAGACATTTGTCCAGCCCCCGGTTGATGACAAAGTCCGACTGCTGATCTTCGGGCAATTGCTTACGGAGTCCCGCAGGCAGGAGAAACCTGCCCTTGTCATCCAGTTTGCAATTGTATTCGCCGATCAGTGAGGTCATAATTATGGACACTAAATCAATTATGTAAAACTATAAAAAAGTTCCCACAATTTCCCACTTTTTCCCACGAATTCTATACTAAATTTCCACAAATTGTCACAACAACTCATGGTATTAGCTAAATACAGAACAATACTAATAATATTAGTTTAAAAATCCAAACTTTTGATGCAAATGATAATAAAATAAGCAAATTCCCTATGGTTGGACCATGGGAAAAAGTGGTAATAACTGGGGAAGAGTGGGAGGATTTCCCAAAAAAGTCTGAACTTGGGTTAGTTGCCGGTTGTTTTCATCCGAATTTGTTTCACTTCCTGCAACAACGATTGGGTGACGGAACCGGAAGTAATGTGGGCGGAATTGCCAAATCCTCTGCGGGCAATTTCGTTCATTTCGGCAATCTTAAATGCTGGTAGTTTGCCAAAGTAAAAAACGCTGAGCGGGATATCTTTGGTGGGAAGTTTTTCCAGCGGCTTGTCAAGAACCTGTATTTCAAATCCGCCATCTGTGGCAAAAATGATCCGGTTATTTCCGCCTTCTATGAAGTGCAAACGAGCGACCTCATAGGCCAGCTCTACGGCTCTGACAGGTTTGGTTTCTCCCGATGAAATCAACTGGTTGATGGTAGCCGCTATTTTTTCCTGTTCTGATGCCGGTACCCCGCTGAGTTCGACCGTCGGCCTGCCGGAATAGGTAATTACAGATATTTTATCCTCAGGACGCATATAGGCCAGCAGCTCGGTAAAAGCATGCTGCAATAATGGCAATCCATTGGGTTTTCTCATGGAAGCGGATACATCCAGCAAAAATATCAAATTATTGGGGGCGTATCCTGAAAGGTCGTAGCTGCTGTCCACCCGGGCAGAATCCTCCGCCGTTTTGGCGCCTTTATACAGCATGGCGCTGTCTTCGGCTGAAAATGTTCCGGCGCCTTCGGCCCATACTCCCTTTCGCATCAACCGCTCAGGCCATGCGGCAGGAAACAACATCCAAACGGAGCCTTTACGATCACTGTCATTTTGCCCGCTGACGAGAAGATCATTTCTTCCGTCTTCATTGAGATCTCCCAGCGGACTTACCGACAGGGCCCACTGGTATTTCGATTCAAAAATTCCCTCAAAATTGCGGGAGGTTTCGCTGATTTTGTGATTGTCCAATACCGTCCCATCGCGTTTCAGATACAAAATATATACGGCGCCCCGATCTTTTCCGCCATCATCATCTGAATAGGCACTGACAGCCAGATCCGGAATCGTATCTCCGTTCATATCCCCTACCAGGGCAAGGGAAGTTCCCCAACGATCGTCCAGATCGATATATCCCGAAAATCCGTTTTGGTTTGAAATGATTTTCTGATGACTTTTGACAGAGCCATCGGGGTTGAGAAACAGCATCCATACCGCCCCTTTATTAAAACCGGCTTCATCATCGAGCATAGCACCTACGGCCAGATCTGCAACGCCATCCTGGTCCAGATCCCCCAGCGATTCGACAGAAATCCCAAACTGGTCGCCACGGGTAAGGTTCCCCGAAAAACCCCCACTTCCTGTTTCTATAATGACTGTTTTTTTGATTTCACCTTTATCATCCGGAAAAATAATCCAGACGTTTCCTTTTCCTTTTTCGGGATCCATTGCACTTCCAACTGCCCATTCATCGATCCCATCTCCGTCCATATCTTTTAACAGGGCGACATCCGAGCCAAAGAACTGATCTTTAGCCAGTTGCCCCATGATTCCGGGGGTTCTTCCGCTATAGAAATAATGTGATTTTACAGATCCGTCTGCTTGTAAAAGGAGCAGCCAGATAGCTCCATATTCAAGTACCCCCAGTTTCGCGCGGGGTTCTGCGACAAGAATATCGGGAATCCCATCTTTGTCCCAGTCGCCGGCGGCTTCGATTCTGGAGCCAAACCCTCCCGCCAGAGTTGTATTTCCGGTAAAACCGCTTATGCCGGCGGCAATTTTTTTCTTTTGTTTGATATTTCCCTCTTTGTCCATAAAAAGAATCCAGAGCGCACCGGCCTCATCGTTGGGGGCGGAGACCGCGATCTCAGAGACATTGTCGCCATCGAGGTCTCCGATAGCGGCCAGGCCCCGGCCAAATTCGACCGAAGAAGTGAGGATATCAGCTAATGATTCTGTCTGGCTGCTGAGTTTTATGTATTCATAAAAAATTCTTTCATGATCCTGAGCCAGGGTCGTGGGCGACAGCAGAAAAAAAAGTGCGGAGGAATTCAGTAAAAAGAAAAAATATTGGCGCATGGCAAGGGGATTTGAAAGCAAGATACACATCCGGAGACACAATGAAAAAAAGCAGGCCCTTGGGGAGCCTGCTTACGAACTAACTACTACTACTACTACTCACAAAACGAATTCTTGAATTATTTTATTTGAGTGCGACCAGTTTTTCAACAACATCTGATTCACCGTACACTCTGAAAATAACCTGATCGGTTAATGCTTTTTCCAGGTTAAACATACGACCGGAGTTTTCATCGAGTTTCACAACATCGGAGAAAATCGTTTTCCGTCTGCTGTCAAGTACTTCTACAAAAACAGAGCCATCTTCTTCACCCGAAACATTCAATCGAACTTTTCTGGAGTCAGCGAAGGTAACCACGTCGGCCATAAAGACGGGAGCGGGTTTAGCTTCCACCTTAAGTGCCAGTTCCTGTCTGAAATCTCCGTCTTCCCCGGTAACGATGACGACATAATCACCTTTGGGAGCCTGACTGAAGTTGAGCGGTTTGATAAACCCGGAAGTTTCTTTGACTTTCTCCCGATATAATTCATGATTTTCAGCATCAACCACACGAATGCGAAGCGATTGCTGGGTAGGTGAATTATATACAAGGTGAAACAAATTCCCAACGGGGTTCGAAACAATACTGACCTGTGGTTCGTTTAAAGAACTTGCAAGATTACTGGCGCTTTGGCCAAACATGCTGACGGTCAGAAAAGAGAAAGTTACTAATCCTAAAAGCCTGAATTGGTTCATAATAATTTGTTAAGTAAAACATAAGTGCTTTAAAGATTTCTTAACAAACTTACGACTATTTTATCAATCTGCAAAAGATTTTTAAAATATTTTGAATAATTCATAAAAATTTAACTGTTTTTTTATGAATTACTAATTCAGGAAATGACTTAAAAATTTGTACTTATCTCATTTTCAGTCCTTTATATTTCATCTCAAAATCTGTTCATCCACCGGTATAAAATGTCCGTTACATCCGGTTTTAGCAGGAAGGTAAGGGCAATACCCGCCAATGCGCCCCAAAGATGTGCAGCATGATTGATCTTCATCTCTGACTTGCGGAACATATTTACCAGGCTATATATCATAAATCCCAGTGCAACCAGATAACCGGGCAGTTGCAGCACGGGCCATTTCTCTGAAATGACCGGCAAACCAAACTTCAAATAAGGATTACAGATGACCGCACTCAGTACAACCGCACTAATGGCCCCGGAGGCCCCTACGGAGCCTTCATAAGACGTGTCATTTCTATAACGGATTACCACATACAGGTTGCTGAGCAGCAGCCCCAATATATATAGTGCCAAAAACTGCCAATGGCCAAGGCGATGTTCCAGAATAAAACTGAA
Proteins encoded in this region:
- a CDS encoding FtsL-like putative cell division protein; the protein is MKILSKYRLPLQKNGKPGTGAKRRGGISMGVVDDYIKFMLFLAAIGLVYIWNSHHAERQVKTMESYRVEVKRLKSNYLLKESTLSAGTRLSEIQQIVDTIGLRTLDEPAYKIISTHN
- the rsmH gene encoding 16S rRNA (cytosine(1402)-N(4))-methyltransferase RsmH; the protein is MSYHIPVLLQESVDLLAVKPGGIYVDVTHGGGGHSAEILSRLDKNGQLIAFDRDKDAAEKVVKDDRLRFFASDFKFIETVLSNAGIGPVDGIIADLGISSHQIDTPERGFSFRFDAPLDMRMDISQPLTASSILNELDEQELTVIFSRYGEVPNSRKLARVVVDGRQKAPIVTTRQFEILIESCIPAQRRSKYLAQVYQALRIVVNREMEALEALLLASLKILSPGGRIVVIAYHSLEDRMVKNFFRSGNLAGKEEKDFYGRPLTPWTKITRSAIQASEAEIERNPRARSARLRAVEKTEI
- the mraZ gene encoding division/cell wall cluster transcriptional repressor MraZ, whose product is MTSLIGEYNCKLDDKGRFLLPAGLRKQLPEDQQSDFVINRGLDKCLVLYPVQVWEKELERLQSRNQYVKKNRAFTRMFLNGATQLTLDGSARVLLPKRLMEFAGIGKDVVLVAQIDKVEIWDQATYEGWLEEPGFDFETLAEEVMAGGDEE
- a CDS encoding VWA domain-containing protein; the protein is MRQYFFFLLNSSALFFLLSPTTLAQDHERIFYEYIKLSSQTESLADILTSSVEFGRGLAAIGDLDGDNVSEIAVSAPNDEAGALWILFMDKEGNIKQKKKIAAGISGFTGNTTLAGGFGSRIEAAGDWDKDGIPDILVAEPRAKLGVLEYGAIWLLLLQADGSVKSHYFYSGRTPGIMGQLAKDQFFGSDVALLKDMDGDGIDEWAVGSAMDPEKGKGNVWIIFPDDKGEIKKTVIIETGSGGFSGNLTRGDQFGISVESLGDLDQDGVADLAVGAMLDDEAGFNKGAVWMLFLNPDGSVKSHQKIISNQNGFSGYIDLDDRWGTSLALVGDMNGDTIPDLAVSAYSDDDGGKDRGAVYILYLKRDGTVLDNHKISETSRNFEGIFESKYQWALSVSPLGDLNEDGRNDLLVSGQNDSDRKGSVWMLFPAAWPERLMRKGVWAEGAGTFSAEDSAMLYKGAKTAEDSARVDSSYDLSGYAPNNLIFLLDVSASMRKPNGLPLLQHAFTELLAYMRPEDKISVITYSGRPTVELSGVPASEQEKIAATINQLISSGETKPVRAVELAYEVARLHFIEGGNNRIIFATDGGFEIQVLDKPLEKLPTKDIPLSVFYFGKLPAFKIAEMNEIARRGFGNSAHITSGSVTQSLLQEVKQIRMKTTGN
- a CDS encoding rhomboid family intramembrane serine protease → MALSYILEAPVALGILLITLGLSIWGLLDENFQDKNILVPYDMLIYKEYWRILTSGFVHGNYLHMLMNMVSFYFFSFILEHRLGHWQFLALYILGLLLSNLYVVIRYRNDTSYEGSVGASGAISAVVLSAVICNPYLKFGLPVISEKWPVLQLPGYLVALGFMIYSLVNMFRKSEMKINHAAHLWGALAGIALTFLLKPDVTDILYRWMNRF